One genomic region from Lacerta agilis isolate rLacAgi1 chromosome 13, rLacAgi1.pri, whole genome shotgun sequence encodes:
- the AEN gene encoding apoptosis-enhancing nuclease, producing MPSTTNCSPGGVSPSQVVQVGNLGMEDEQVLRTKWGPGHDKASRDAETSGQKKKKSRRYQRFMARRAVEQRGLQGKTLPTTSSSSDMGGALRSLRCEVSSPCGRLFEEDVAGAPREPCLLCPVAPGSSVNPGRWPTSSQSLKNQVASPGGKGTGSLSCVTARKCVALDCEMVGTGPAGRTSELARCTVVNYDGDVIYDKYVRPQLPIVDYRTRWSGITRRHMEKATPFKVAQSEILQILRDKIVVGHAIHNDFRALKYFHPHAWTRDTSRSPLLRKKMGLPMKASVSLKSLASELLHKNIQVSRNGHSSVEDAQTSMELYRLVEVQWEQTLASSLPPSLPNSPPDSSSECVCYMDDQYWPKDFDAGCT from the exons ATGCCGTCTACCACCAACTGCTCGCCAGGTGGGGTAAGTCCGTCACAAGTGGTCCAGGTGGGTAACTTGGGGATGGAGGACGAGCAGGTCCTCCGCACCAAGTGGGGTCCGGGCCACGACAAAGCTTCCCGGGATGCCGAAACCTCCggccagaagaaaaagaagagtcgCCGGTACCAGCGGTTTATGGCGCGGAGGGCAGTGGAGCAGAGAGGACTGCAGGGGAAAACCCTGCCGACGACATCAAGCAGCTCAGACATGGGTGGTGCACTGAGGTCCTTGCGCTGTGAAGTCAGCAGCCCTTGCGGCCGGTTGTTCGAGGAGGACGTAGCAGGGGCTCCTCGAGAACCTTGCCTGCTCTGTCCGGTTGCGCCAGGCTCTTCTGTGAACCCAGGCAGGTGGCCGACATCTTCCCAAAGTCTCAAGAATCAAGTAGCCTCCCCTGGCGGAAAGGGCACCGGTTCCTTATCCTGTGTGACTGCCAGGAAATGTGTGGCGCTTGACTGCGAAATGGTGGGCACGGGCCCCGCTGGGAGGACGAGCGAGCTGGCGCGGTGCACGGTCGTGAACTACGACGGGGACGTCATCTACGACAAGTACGTCCGGCCGCAGCTCCCGATTGTCGATTACAGGACTCGGTGGAGCGGGATCACCCGGCGACACATGGAAAAGGCCACTCCTTTTAAGGTTGCACAGAGCGAG ATCCTACAGATCTTGAGGGACAAGATAGTGGTGGGCCATGCCATCCACAACGACTTCCGAGCCTTGAAATATTTTCACCCCCATGCCTGGACACGGGACACGAGTCGGAGCCCCCTGCTGAGGAAGAAGATGGGGCTCCCTATGAAAGCCAGCGTCTCTCTCAAGAGCCTGGCTAGTGAGCTGCTACACAAGAATATTCAG GTTAGCCGAAATGGACACTCATCAGTAGAAGATGCTCAGACGTCTATGGAGCTTTACAGATTGGTGGAGGTACAATGGGAACAGACACTGGCCAGTAGCCTCCCGCCAAGCCTTCCAAACAGCCCTCCAGATAGCAGCTCGGAGTGTGTTTGCTACATGGATGACCAGTATTGGCCCAAGGACTTCGACGCAGGCTGTACATGA